The Pseudofrankia inefficax genome window below encodes:
- a CDS encoding MBL fold metallo-hydrolase — translation MTSLTQPPSVDLPPVERLRPGLWSIPVPLPSLGLRHVFVYLFETDSGGYIVDAGWDTEEAYDALSAGLALAGYRVGDIRGVLATHMHHDHYGLADRVRTESGAWVALHPADEAALRFFTGEPADLLAGMNRLLTRGGVPAADIAAMTAALPPRSAIAKPALPDVLIEDGERPDVPGWDLRAIWTPGHSPGHLCFWEPANRLLLAGDHVLPRITPNIPFAAAESADPLGDFLRSLDKVEQYPADEVLPAHEYRIPDLSRRLAELRGHHEQRFREIVTAIRGGAVTAWEICQRMTWSRPWHEVEGFMKRAALAEGMAHLRALQKRGVLRELDGEPPTWQLVGE, via the coding sequence ATGACCTCGCTGACCCAGCCACCGAGTGTGGACCTGCCGCCGGTCGAACGGCTGCGGCCGGGCCTGTGGAGCATCCCGGTACCGCTGCCGTCGCTCGGCCTGCGCCACGTCTTCGTCTACCTGTTCGAGACCGACAGCGGCGGCTACATCGTCGACGCCGGCTGGGACACGGAGGAGGCCTACGACGCGCTGAGCGCCGGCCTCGCGCTCGCCGGCTACCGGGTCGGCGACATCCGCGGCGTCCTGGCGACGCACATGCACCACGACCACTACGGCCTGGCCGACCGGGTGCGGACCGAGTCCGGTGCCTGGGTCGCGCTGCACCCGGCCGACGAGGCAGCGCTGCGGTTCTTCACCGGCGAGCCGGCCGACCTGCTCGCCGGCATGAACCGGCTGCTCACCCGGGGCGGCGTCCCCGCCGCCGACATCGCCGCGATGACCGCGGCCCTGCCGCCCCGGTCCGCCATCGCGAAACCAGCGCTGCCGGACGTGCTGATCGAGGACGGCGAGCGCCCGGACGTCCCGGGCTGGGACCTGCGCGCGATCTGGACGCCCGGCCACTCGCCCGGCCACCTGTGCTTCTGGGAGCCGGCCAACCGGCTGCTGCTCGCCGGCGACCACGTGCTGCCCCGGATCACGCCGAACATCCCGTTCGCCGCGGCCGAGAGCGCCGACCCGCTGGGTGACTTCCTGCGCTCGCTGGACAAGGTCGAGCAGTACCCGGCCGACGAGGTGCTGCCGGCGCACGAGTACCGCATCCCGGACCTGTCCCGGCGGCTCGCTGAGCTGCGTGGCCACCACGAGCAGCGGTTCCGTGAGATCGTGACGGCGATCCGCGGCGGGGCGGTCACGGCCTGGGAGATCTGCCAGCGGATGACCTGGTCACGCCCGTGGCACGAGGTCGAGGGATTCATGAAGCGCGCCGCTCTGGCCGAGGGTATGGCTCACCTGCGCGCACTGCAGAAGCGTGGCGTCCTGCGCGAGCTCGACGGCGAGCCGCCCACCTGGCAGCTGGTCGGCGAATGA
- a CDS encoding acyl-CoA thioesterase domain-containing protein translates to MTTTEPTPLPTAAAPATRTAYFRAADDGTYLPNDVAAGVWAPNSISGRILGGLVAHVVEREQARPGYRLARLTCDMFRTLPFAPVSITTRAVREGGRIRVADVLLEHDGSLFGRATAVFLRPGSNPPGEIWQPDRGVWQAPDPASPNPNPNPINPRIDGRPMLPGVVPPDTPLGPHRTVQRGGMWVRELSLIVEDRPLTGVVRAAMLADMTSPMTHQGTGGIQHINTDWTLTLVREPVGEFLGVLAEDQFGADGISFGRATIHDAAGLLGSCTITALANPGRADPNRFPRNS, encoded by the coding sequence ATGACGACGACAGAGCCCACTCCCCTGCCGACGGCCGCCGCGCCGGCCACGCGGACGGCCTATTTCCGGGCCGCCGACGACGGCACCTACCTGCCGAACGACGTCGCCGCCGGCGTCTGGGCGCCGAACTCGATCAGTGGCCGGATCCTGGGCGGCCTGGTGGCGCACGTCGTCGAGCGGGAGCAGGCGCGCCCCGGCTACCGGCTGGCCCGGCTGACCTGCGACATGTTCCGCACCCTCCCGTTCGCGCCGGTGTCCATCACGACCCGCGCGGTCCGCGAGGGCGGGCGGATCCGCGTGGCTGACGTGCTGCTTGAGCACGACGGGTCCCTGTTCGGCCGGGCGACCGCCGTCTTCCTGCGGCCGGGGTCGAACCCGCCCGGGGAGATCTGGCAGCCCGACCGCGGCGTCTGGCAGGCGCCCGACCCTGCTTCCCCGAACCCGAACCCGAATCCGATCAACCCCCGGATCGACGGCCGGCCGATGCTGCCCGGCGTGGTGCCACCGGACACCCCGCTCGGCCCGCACCGGACCGTCCAGCGCGGCGGCATGTGGGTCCGGGAACTGAGCCTGATCGTCGAGGACCGGCCGCTGACCGGGGTGGTCCGGGCCGCGATGCTGGCCGACATGACCAGCCCGATGACCCATCAGGGCACCGGCGGCATCCAGCACATCAACACCGACTGGACGCTGACGCTGGTCCGGGAGCCCGTCGGGGAGTTCCTCGGCGTCCTCGCCGAGGACCAGTTCGGCGCCGACGGCATCTCCTTCGGCCGGGCGACCATCCACGACGCCGCCGGCCTGCTCGGATCGTGCACCATCACCGCCCTGGCGAACCCCGGCCGCGCCGACCCAAACCGCTTCCCCCGCAACAGCTGA
- a CDS encoding proline--tRNA ligase produces the protein MPAQASLSRVDLLSRTFIRTLREDPADAETANHRLLVRGGYVRKAASGIYSYLPLGLRVLRRIEAVVRQEMAAAGCQELLMPALMPRELWDRSGRWADYGDLMFRVVDRKGTEFCLGPTHEELITSLVANELGGHRDLPLRVFQIQTKYRDELRPRSGLVRSRDFVMKDAYTFHADEDSLRETYREMYAAYERVFTRCGLRFRAVEAQAGEMGGGRNQEFMAPTEIGEDLVAFAPNGTYAANLETASAAVPVPVEPGTQSLTRVHTPGAQTVDDVAAFLGTPPGQVLKCLLYKVPAAQRGEVVAVLCPGDREINELKLARVLGATPALLDVADFEAHPSLVRGYVGPHGLASRVSRIVADHYVAAGRDWTIGANEPGYHLTGANLGRDFEADLFADVVNVRAGDASPDDSGPLTLERAVEIGHIFQLGTRYSVPLGATFLDAAGVERPALMGCYGIGISRLMSVVIEQHHDEHGIRWPAELAPYDVQVIPLGRRVDEDLVRSVADMLAGVGLEVLVDDRSGASAGVKFADADLIGAPFQVVLGRRAAEGIAELRTRDRSTVTEVALTELTNVIDGIRTAS, from the coding sequence GTGCCCGCTCAGGCTTCCCTTTCCCGCGTCGACCTCCTTTCGCGCACGTTCATCCGGACATTGCGCGAGGACCCGGCGGACGCGGAGACCGCCAACCACCGGCTGCTGGTGCGTGGCGGCTATGTCCGCAAGGCCGCCTCCGGGATCTACAGCTACCTGCCGCTCGGGCTTCGGGTGCTGCGCCGGATCGAGGCGGTCGTGCGGCAGGAGATGGCCGCCGCCGGCTGCCAGGAGCTGCTCATGCCGGCGCTGATGCCCCGCGAGCTGTGGGACCGCAGCGGCCGGTGGGCCGACTACGGCGACCTGATGTTCCGCGTCGTCGACCGCAAGGGCACGGAGTTCTGCCTCGGCCCGACGCACGAGGAGCTGATCACCAGCCTGGTCGCGAACGAGCTCGGCGGTCACCGTGACCTGCCGTTGCGCGTCTTCCAGATCCAGACGAAATACCGCGACGAGCTGCGGCCCCGGTCCGGGCTGGTCCGTTCCCGGGATTTCGTCATGAAGGACGCGTACACGTTCCACGCCGACGAGGATTCGCTGCGCGAGACCTACCGGGAGATGTACGCCGCCTACGAACGGGTCTTCACCCGGTGCGGCCTTCGGTTCCGGGCCGTCGAGGCGCAGGCCGGTGAGATGGGCGGTGGCCGCAACCAGGAGTTCATGGCGCCGACGGAGATAGGCGAGGACCTCGTCGCGTTCGCCCCGAATGGAACGTACGCGGCCAATCTGGAGACGGCCTCGGCCGCCGTGCCGGTACCGGTCGAGCCTGGCACCCAGTCGCTCACCCGGGTTCACACACCCGGCGCACAGACCGTCGACGATGTCGCCGCGTTTCTGGGAACGCCGCCCGGCCAGGTCCTCAAATGCCTGCTGTACAAGGTTCCCGCGGCTCAGCGCGGCGAGGTCGTGGCCGTGCTGTGCCCCGGCGACCGGGAGATCAACGAGCTGAAACTCGCCCGGGTGCTCGGGGCGACGCCGGCTTTGCTGGACGTGGCCGACTTCGAGGCGCACCCGAGCCTGGTGCGCGGGTATGTCGGTCCCCACGGCCTCGCGTCCCGGGTCAGCCGGATTGTCGCGGATCATTACGTCGCCGCTGGGCGGGACTGGACCATCGGCGCGAACGAGCCCGGTTATCACCTCACCGGCGCCAACCTGGGCCGGGACTTCGAGGCGGACCTGTTCGCCGACGTGGTCAACGTCCGCGCCGGTGACGCGTCGCCGGATGACTCCGGTCCCCTGACGCTGGAGCGGGCCGTCGAGATCGGTCATATTTTCCAGCTCGGCACGAGGTACTCGGTGCCGCTGGGGGCCACGTTCCTCGACGCGGCTGGTGTCGAGCGCCCGGCGCTGATGGGCTGCTACGGGATCGGGATCAGCCGGCTGATGTCCGTCGTGATCGAGCAGCACCACGACGAGCACGGCATCCGCTGGCCGGCGGAGCTGGCGCCCTATGACGTCCAGGTGATCCCGCTCGGCCGCAGAGTCGACGAGGACCTGGTCCGCTCGGTCGCGGACATGCTTGCCGGGGTCGGCCTTGAGGTGCTGGTCGACGACCGGTCGGGCGCCTCGGCCGGCGTCAAGTTCGCCGACGCCGACCTCATCGGCGCCCCGTTCCAGGTCGTCCTCGGCCGCCGCGCCGCCGAGGGCATCGCCGAGCTGCGCACCCGCGACCGCTCCACCGTCACCGAGGTCGCCCTGACCGAGCTGACCAACGTCATCGACGGAATCCGAACCGCGAGCTGA
- a CDS encoding crotonase/enoyl-CoA hydratase family protein: protein MSDEVLVETGGGIMTITLNRPRARNAITRALSVGVGAALDEFDARADLTVAILTGAGGTFCSGMDLRAFVRGESPMLPKGLAGITGQPPRKPVIAAVEGYALAGGFEIALACDLITAADDASFGLPEPKRGLIAGGGGLYRLPRRIPYNVAMQLCLTGGFLSAVDAHRYGLVNTLTPPGGALEAAKALATEIAANAPKAVEHTKAIVTASADWPTDRWVELQAPIFEAAMRSKDAIEGSLAFTEKRAPVWTGE from the coding sequence ATGTCCGACGAGGTGCTCGTCGAGACCGGTGGCGGGATCATGACGATCACGCTGAACCGGCCGCGGGCCAGGAACGCGATCACTCGGGCGCTCAGCGTGGGAGTCGGGGCGGCACTCGACGAGTTCGACGCCCGCGCCGACCTGACCGTCGCGATCCTCACCGGCGCGGGCGGGACGTTCTGCTCGGGCATGGACCTGCGCGCGTTCGTCCGCGGTGAGAGCCCGATGCTGCCCAAGGGCCTGGCCGGGATCACCGGGCAGCCACCGCGCAAGCCGGTGATCGCCGCCGTCGAGGGCTACGCGCTGGCCGGTGGCTTCGAGATCGCGCTCGCCTGCGACCTCATCACCGCGGCCGACGACGCGTCGTTCGGCCTGCCGGAGCCGAAGCGCGGGCTGATCGCCGGCGGTGGCGGCCTCTACCGGCTGCCGCGGCGCATCCCGTACAACGTCGCGATGCAACTCTGCCTCACCGGCGGTTTCCTCTCCGCCGTGGACGCGCACCGGTACGGGCTGGTCAACACTCTCACGCCGCCAGGCGGAGCTCTGGAGGCCGCGAAGGCGCTGGCTACCGAGATCGCGGCCAATGCTCCCAAGGCGGTCGAGCACACCAAGGCGATCGTCACCGCCTCGGCGGACTGGCCCACCGACCGGTGGGTCGAGCTGCAGGCGCCGATCTTCGAGGCGGCCATGCGCTCGAAGGACGCGATCGAGGGCTCCCTCGCGTTCACCGAGAAGCGCGCTCCCGTCTGGACCGGTGAATGA
- a CDS encoding peroxiredoxin, with product MSVAVGDRVPDVEVQLMGEEGPVTVRSAELLGSGKVVLFAVPGAFTPGCSKIHLPGFVAQADELASKGVDRIACVAVNDPWVMQAWAASQGVGDKIVMIADGSARFTEAMGLTGDMTAAGLGVRSQRYAAVIENGVIRNLDVEPQRGVDVSSCEAVLTRL from the coding sequence ATGTCGGTCGCGGTCGGCGATCGGGTTCCGGACGTCGAGGTCCAGCTGATGGGCGAGGAGGGCCCGGTGACCGTGCGCAGCGCCGAGCTGCTCGGTTCCGGGAAGGTGGTGCTGTTCGCCGTCCCCGGGGCGTTCACGCCCGGCTGTTCGAAGATCCACCTGCCGGGCTTCGTCGCCCAGGCGGACGAGCTCGCCTCGAAGGGCGTCGACCGGATCGCCTGCGTCGCGGTGAACGACCCGTGGGTGATGCAGGCGTGGGCCGCCTCGCAGGGCGTCGGCGACAAGATCGTGATGATCGCCGACGGCAGCGCGAGGTTCACCGAGGCGATGGGCCTCACCGGCGACATGACGGCGGCCGGCCTCGGCGTCCGGTCCCAGCGCTACGCCGCCGTGATCGAGAACGGTGTCATTCGCAACCTCGACGTCGAGCCCCAGCGCGGTGTCGACGTCAGCTCGTGCGAGGCCGTCCTCACCCGGCTGTAG
- a CDS encoding bifunctional helix-turn-helix transcriptional regulator/GNAT family N-acetyltransferase, whose product MDDVTAVVRRFNRAYTQRIGALEESFLGMGLPLGTARLLFEIGAGPTTTQGLRARLGLDSGYLSRLLRRLEEDGLVAVEPDPDDRRRRLVGLTEAGRRRWRGLEDRSEERARQLVEPLSARHRARLAAALSEADLLVRAATVTFEPVDPRGPVARGAVDRYFAEIGRRFGFDATGQAGQDAVELAAPHGIFLVACDDGQPVACGGVRTIADGVGEVKRMWVDDRWRGVGLGSRLLRQLEDAARTLGHRAARLDTNETLTEAIALYGRAGYHRTARYNDNPYATHFFEKTLMAPGG is encoded by the coding sequence ATGGATGACGTTACGGCCGTGGTGCGGCGGTTCAATCGGGCCTACACGCAGCGGATCGGCGCGCTGGAGGAGTCGTTCCTCGGGATGGGGCTGCCGCTGGGGACCGCGCGGCTGCTGTTCGAGATCGGGGCGGGGCCGACGACGACGCAGGGGCTGCGAGCACGCCTCGGGTTGGACTCGGGGTATCTGAGCCGCCTGCTGCGCCGGCTGGAGGAGGACGGGCTGGTCGCGGTCGAGCCGGATCCGGACGACCGGAGACGCCGGCTGGTCGGCCTGACCGAGGCCGGCCGGCGCCGCTGGCGGGGGCTGGAGGACAGGTCCGAGGAGCGGGCCCGCCAGCTGGTCGAACCCCTCTCCGCGCGGCATCGGGCCCGGCTGGCGGCGGCGCTGAGCGAGGCCGACCTGCTGGTCCGGGCAGCGACGGTGACATTCGAGCCGGTCGATCCGCGCGGGCCGGTGGCTCGGGGCGCGGTCGACCGGTACTTCGCCGAGATCGGCCGCCGGTTCGGCTTCGACGCGACCGGCCAGGCCGGGCAGGACGCCGTCGAGCTGGCCGCGCCGCACGGGATCTTCCTCGTGGCCTGCGACGACGGCCAGCCGGTCGCCTGTGGCGGCGTGCGGACGATCGCCGACGGCGTCGGCGAGGTGAAACGCATGTGGGTCGACGACAGGTGGCGCGGGGTGGGTCTCGGCTCCCGCCTGCTGCGCCAGCTCGAGGACGCGGCCCGGACGCTGGGGCACCGGGCGGCTCGCCTCGACACCAACGAGACGCTCACCGAGGCGATCGCCCTGTACGGGCGCGCGGGCTATCACCGCACCGCCCGGTACAACGACAACCCCTACGCCACCCACTTCTTCGAGAAGACCCTCATGGCCCCCGGCGGGTGA
- a CDS encoding acyl-CoA dehydrogenase has protein sequence MAIAISEEHRELARTTRAFLTSHEARAAGRALLEADEEPLPAFWKPFADLGLLGVHLPEEHGGGGAGLNELVVVVEELGRAVAPGPFVPTVAASAVVAAAGSPDQRARLLPGLAAGDVTGAVGLLGDLTLTDGTVSGDAGVVLGGGLASLFVLVAGEDVVVVPATAAGVTVTVPQALDPGRRSARLTLDGVTPTEVLPGAAATALALARVVYGAEAVGGALEAVEVATAYAKVREQFGRSIGSFQAIKHHLANMLVAAELATAAVWDAARAATDGASVDELSLAAASAAALALPAFAGNASLNTQVHGGIGFTWEHDAHLLLRRATTLTAVLGPRAAAADLTRLTAAGGVRAASLDLPDEVEAARAGVRALAQELAALPEQEQLERLIDTGYVQPHWPKPWGIEAPAGLQLVIDEEFAAAGVRRPNYGITSWNILTLVQHGTPDQISRYVRKALTREEIWCQLFSEPAAGSDAAAVRTRAEKADGGWVINGQKVWTSGAQYCRRGLATVRTDFAAAKHAGVTVMIIDMNAPGVEVRPLRQTTGDSGFNEVFLTDVFVPDADVVGEPNQGWKVARATLGNERVSIGGGVGAPQPGDPIELYKAQPDAFPGAAEWVGQFLATGLALRQLNLRSAVRAVSGGEPGPEGNITKLALAEHIGDAAYLALAFAGPEAAFLEGPGTMAGRSALSWRAMTIAGGTSEITRNQIAERILGLPRDPLLK, from the coding sequence ATGGCGATCGCCATCAGCGAGGAGCACCGCGAGCTGGCCCGCACGACGCGGGCGTTCCTCACGTCGCACGAGGCACGCGCCGCCGGTCGGGCGTTACTCGAAGCGGACGAGGAGCCACTGCCCGCCTTCTGGAAGCCGTTCGCCGACCTGGGGCTGCTCGGCGTCCACCTGCCGGAGGAGCACGGCGGCGGCGGAGCCGGGCTGAACGAGCTGGTCGTCGTCGTAGAGGAGCTCGGCCGGGCCGTCGCGCCCGGGCCGTTCGTGCCCACCGTCGCGGCCTCCGCCGTCGTCGCGGCCGCCGGCTCGCCGGACCAGCGAGCCCGCCTCCTGCCCGGGCTCGCCGCGGGCGACGTCACGGGTGCCGTCGGCCTGCTCGGCGACCTCACCCTCACCGACGGCACGGTCTCGGGCGACGCGGGCGTGGTGCTCGGCGGTGGGCTCGCGTCGCTGTTCGTCCTGGTCGCGGGAGAGGACGTCGTCGTCGTGCCGGCCACCGCCGCCGGCGTGACCGTCACCGTCCCGCAAGCCCTGGACCCGGGGCGTCGCTCCGCTCGCCTGACCCTCGACGGGGTCACCCCGACCGAGGTCCTCCCCGGGGCCGCCGCGACCGCGCTCGCGCTGGCTCGGGTCGTCTACGGCGCGGAGGCCGTCGGCGGCGCGCTGGAGGCGGTCGAGGTCGCCACCGCCTACGCCAAGGTCCGCGAGCAGTTCGGCCGGTCGATCGGCTCGTTCCAGGCGATCAAGCACCACCTGGCGAACATGCTGGTAGCCGCTGAGCTCGCGACCGCCGCGGTCTGGGACGCCGCCCGGGCCGCCACCGACGGCGCGAGCGTCGACGAGCTGTCGCTGGCCGCGGCGAGCGCCGCGGCCCTCGCGCTGCCCGCGTTCGCCGGCAACGCCTCGCTCAACACCCAGGTCCACGGCGGCATCGGCTTCACCTGGGAGCACGACGCCCACCTGCTGCTGCGCCGCGCGACGACCTTGACGGCGGTGCTCGGCCCGCGGGCCGCGGCCGCCGACCTGACCAGGCTGACCGCCGCCGGCGGCGTCCGGGCCGCGTCGCTGGACCTGCCGGACGAGGTCGAGGCCGCCCGCGCCGGGGTCCGCGCGCTGGCCCAGGAACTCGCCGCGCTGCCCGAGCAGGAGCAGCTCGAACGGCTCATCGACACCGGGTATGTCCAGCCGCACTGGCCGAAGCCGTGGGGCATCGAGGCGCCGGCCGGCCTGCAGCTCGTCATCGACGAGGAGTTCGCCGCGGCGGGCGTGCGGCGGCCGAACTACGGCATCACCAGCTGGAACATCCTCACTCTCGTCCAGCACGGGACCCCCGACCAGATCTCCCGGTACGTCCGCAAGGCGCTGACCCGGGAGGAGATCTGGTGCCAGCTGTTCTCCGAGCCGGCCGCCGGCTCCGACGCGGCCGCCGTGCGAACCCGCGCGGAGAAGGCGGACGGCGGCTGGGTCATCAACGGCCAGAAGGTCTGGACCAGCGGCGCCCAGTACTGCCGGCGCGGCCTGGCGACCGTGCGCACCGACTTCGCCGCCGCCAAGCACGCCGGCGTCACCGTCATGATCATTGACATGAACGCCCCCGGCGTCGAGGTCCGCCCGCTGCGCCAGACCACCGGCGACAGCGGCTTCAACGAGGTCTTTCTGACCGATGTGTTCGTGCCGGACGCGGACGTCGTCGGCGAGCCCAACCAGGGCTGGAAGGTCGCTCGCGCCACCCTCGGCAACGAGCGGGTCAGCATCGGCGGCGGCGTCGGTGCCCCCCAGCCCGGCGACCCCATCGAGCTCTACAAGGCCCAGCCGGACGCGTTCCCTGGCGCGGCGGAGTGGGTCGGCCAGTTCCTCGCCACCGGCCTCGCGCTGCGCCAGCTCAACCTTCGCTCCGCGGTGCGGGCCGTGTCGGGCGGCGAGCCCGGGCCGGAGGGCAACATCACCAAGCTGGCCCTGGCGGAGCACATCGGCGACGCGGCCTACCTCGCCCTCGCGTTCGCCGGGCCAGAGGCGGCGTTCCTGGAAGGCCCAGGCACGATGGCCGGGCGCTCGGCGCTGTCCTGGCGCGCGATGACGATCGCCGGCGGCACCTCCGAGATCACCCGCAACCAGATCGCCGAACGCATCCTCGGCCTGCCCCGCGACCCGCTGCTGAAGTAG
- a CDS encoding GDSL-type esterase/lipase family protein — translation MTRLGRDRGNGGRPSAAWLTALLLAAVAVAAAGCGGAAKAADAQPTASAQPRLRVMIFGDSTTQETAGDYTWRYRLAAHLSFSAPGRVDFVGTRDDVHDNVSDTAGSHAYLNPVFDSQHSSVWGDSLYLENPKVESVLQKVPADVALVLLGGNDLEFRTNAPQTVVKIKQFVDNARKANPKLTFVLGHVLTRWNPDFNAIALPQAVDYNKLLDQQAPGWSTPTSQVITAPTDLGWDPRKDTWDGSHPNPNGEMVIARGFANALHDLGIGGKFGAVFGNLTWPEKGGVPVAAPAGGTHYTVTWPAAPGATAYLIERRTGSTDDQTYVRWPAQIKGLTFTTENLPRGSTVYYRVIPVKVWMTGQPGPAVEINVPSSRA, via the coding sequence ATGACACGGCTCGGGCGTGATCGAGGTAACGGCGGCCGGCCCTCGGCCGCGTGGCTGACCGCGCTCCTGCTGGCCGCCGTGGCGGTCGCGGCGGCCGGCTGCGGCGGCGCGGCGAAGGCGGCGGACGCGCAGCCCACGGCGTCGGCGCAGCCACGGCTGCGGGTCATGATCTTCGGCGACTCGACCACGCAGGAGACGGCCGGCGACTACACCTGGCGCTACCGGCTGGCCGCGCACCTGTCGTTCTCGGCGCCGGGCCGGGTCGACTTCGTCGGCACCCGCGACGACGTGCACGACAACGTCTCCGACACGGCCGGGTCGCACGCCTACCTCAACCCGGTGTTCGACAGCCAGCACTCGTCCGTCTGGGGCGACTCGCTCTACCTGGAGAACCCCAAGGTCGAGAGCGTGCTGCAGAAGGTCCCTGCGGACGTCGCGCTGGTCCTGCTCGGCGGGAACGACCTGGAGTTCCGGACCAACGCGCCACAGACGGTCGTCAAGATCAAGCAGTTCGTCGACAACGCCCGCAAGGCCAACCCGAAGCTGACGTTCGTGCTGGGCCACGTGCTGACCCGCTGGAACCCCGACTTCAACGCGATCGCTCTCCCGCAGGCGGTGGACTACAACAAGCTGCTCGACCAGCAGGCTCCCGGCTGGTCGACGCCCACGTCGCAGGTCATCACCGCGCCGACGGACCTGGGCTGGGATCCCCGCAAGGACACCTGGGACGGCTCCCACCCGAACCCGAACGGCGAGATGGTGATCGCCCGTGGCTTCGCGAACGCGCTGCACGACCTCGGCATCGGCGGCAAGTTCGGGGCGGTCTTCGGCAACCTCACCTGGCCCGAGAAGGGCGGGGTCCCGGTGGCCGCGCCGGCCGGTGGCACCCACTACACGGTGACGTGGCCGGCGGCCCCCGGAGCGACCGCCTACCTGATCGAACGCCGGACCGGCTCGACGGACGACCAGACCTACGTCCGATGGCCCGCGCAGATCAAGGGCCTGACCTTCACCACGGAGAACCTGCCCCGAGGCAGCACTGTCTACTACCGGGTGATCCCGGTGAAGGTGTGGATGACCGGCCAACCGGGGCCGGCCGTCGAGATCAACGTGCCCAGCAGCCGCGCGTAG
- a CDS encoding GDSL-type esterase/lipase family protein: MGEVGRGFSLRRWRPTALRATVVGLAVAVTAAACGGSGATGGKTSPGSRTRVMIIGDSLTQGTAGDYTWRYRLAGHLTLTAPGRVDLVGDRTDLYDPLTDDAGSHAYLDPKFDTDHHADWRDAFRLEIPKVEGLLRKVPADVLLVGLGENDLTYWTKPAETVALTKQFIDNARKANPNITIVLGHVLTRWDYLRDDLGLPIATDYNRLLDAQVPRWSTPTSKVVIALTDQGWDPQKDTWDGTHPNPDGEMLIARGFANALHGLGIGGPFGPVYGGLTWPEKGGTPTVIPAGGTRYTLSWPAAAGTDDFIVERRISSANEASFTRLPGSVKGTSWTTDSLPAGATVAYRIIPLKFWMAGQPGPPVEFTVPAQ, translated from the coding sequence ATGGGTGAGGTTGGCCGCGGCTTCAGCCTCAGGCGGTGGCGACCGACGGCGTTACGGGCGACCGTGGTCGGGCTCGCCGTGGCGGTCACCGCGGCGGCCTGCGGTGGCTCCGGCGCGACGGGCGGCAAGACCTCCCCGGGCTCCCGGACCCGGGTCATGATCATCGGCGACTCGCTCACCCAGGGGACGGCCGGCGACTACACCTGGCGCTACCGGCTGGCCGGTCACCTCACGCTCACGGCGCCGGGGCGGGTCGACCTCGTCGGCGACCGCACCGATCTCTACGACCCGCTGACCGACGACGCCGGCTCGCACGCCTACCTGGACCCGAAGTTCGACACCGACCACCACGCGGACTGGCGCGACGCGTTCCGGCTGGAGATCCCGAAGGTCGAGGGGCTGCTGCGCAAGGTGCCGGCCGACGTGCTCCTGGTCGGGCTGGGCGAGAACGACCTGACCTACTGGACCAAGCCGGCCGAGACCGTCGCGCTGACGAAGCAGTTCATCGACAACGCCCGCAAGGCCAACCCGAACATCACCATCGTCCTCGGCCACGTGCTGACCAGGTGGGACTACCTGCGGGACGACCTCGGCCTGCCGATCGCCACCGACTACAACCGGCTGCTGGACGCGCAGGTGCCGCGCTGGTCGACGCCGACGTCCAAGGTCGTCATCGCGCTGACCGACCAGGGCTGGGACCCGCAGAAGGACACCTGGGACGGCACCCACCCGAACCCGGACGGCGAGATGCTGATCGCGCGGGGCTTCGCGAACGCGCTGCACGGCCTCGGGATCGGCGGCCCGTTCGGACCGGTGTACGGCGGGCTGACCTGGCCGGAGAAGGGCGGGACGCCGACGGTCATCCCGGCCGGCGGTACCCGTTACACGCTGAGCTGGCCGGCCGCCGCCGGGACGGACGACTTCATCGTCGAGCGGCGGATCTCGTCCGCGAACGAGGCCTCGTTCACCCGGCTTCCCGGCTCGGTGAAGGGCACGAGCTGGACCACGGACAGCCTCCCGGCCGGGGCCACCGTCGCCTACCGGATCATCCCGCTCAAGTTCTGGATGGCCGGTCAGCCCGGCCCGCCGGTCGAGTTCACCGTTCCGGCCCAGTAG
- a CDS encoding DUF1778 domain-containing protein produces the protein MPSNGEGTTGVEVTVAAAVDRAKDAVADHRLLAVGDEAWAKFLAVLDRPAASKPRLERLFAEEPLFE, from the coding sequence GTGCCCTCGAATGGTGAAGGCACGACGGGCGTCGAAGTCACTGTGGCTGCGGCCGTCGACAGGGCCAAGGACGCTGTGGCCGACCATCGGCTTCTCGCGGTCGGGGACGAAGCATGGGCCAAGTTCCTCGCAGTTCTGGATCGCCCAGCGGCCAGCAAACCGCGACTTGAACGCCTGTTCGCCGAGGAACCGCTCTTCGAGTGA